The stretch of DNA AAATTAAGCcactttaatttgtttttttaaaggCTAAAGAGTTTTATTTTACCACCACATTATTAAAGGCTTGCAAAATAAACCTTATTGATAAtataattcaaatattaatgGAAAGGATAAATATGAAAAGTGTTTAATTTGTatagattattaattatgatatttatttatagataatagatagattatttatatttttatccaCCAAAAAAATAGATAAGTTAGTTAAAAATTATCAATTGCTACACAAGAAAATAGATATCTTAAGCAAATTCAAACTAAAATAGATATATATGGgttagaatatattttttttttttttatggataagttattagtataatttttttattaattttaaattcattagaGATAATTAAAAACTTTTGCCAAAAGATAAAACATAATAGATAATAActtgaaaaagataaataataaaaaactataATAGCTTCAAATATTCAAATCTTAAACCACCAAAAACGATTATCATGCTAAGACAATCTCATATCAAACTATAAATACAACTAAATATCCATAATTATTTTACCCTAACTCACTTTGCTCCACATAATTAGTCAATCATCTCTATTGCTCTTCATATTTTTATACACATCAATTTAATCTTAACTAATTTTCTTTATCACTTTTTAGTTTTAGCAACATGGATCCTCAACTTTTTAATGATTGTACTACAAACAATGAGGCTGAAGACCCCTGTATTATAAACTTACCACCTGGTTACAAATTCATCCCTGATGATGTTGACTTAGTTGATTATTATTTGAAGTATAAGTTAGCTGGTTTTCTCATAAATCCACCAAGAATTAAAGATGTTGATGTTTACAAATATCCTCCTCATGAACTAGGTATGTGTTAttatatatctatattttttttttaatctttctttcttttatctaTATGGATGCTCATTATAAGAAATTAATAacttatgtttaattttttttttactctataGGTAGTTTAGgagataaattttaaataatgttatacttttataaataatgttatatattatatttttataaataatgatTGATATTTGTTGTTATACTCTATACAGaaaaatactataaattcaaAGGAGAGAAAGAAATGTACTTTTTTACTCGAAGAAGTAAGAAATATGAAGAGGGAAGTCGTCCTAATCGCGATGTTAAAAATCATGACGGTATTCATCTGGGTTTTTGGAAGGCTACCGGAAAAGAAAATCCAGTgatgaataataatattgaaGTTGGATTTAAAAGAACTTTAGTCTATTATGGAGGAAAGCAAGACAAGCCTAAACAAAACAACAAGGGAAAAGAAGACAAACCTAAGCAAGAAAAGTCTAATGAGTCAATAAAAACCAATTGGAAAACTAATTGGATCATGCAAGAGTATAGAATTAAAGATCTTACAAGTTCAAGCTCAACTTCTCTTAATATGGTAAGTTAACTTTGATTTGAAAATaactttgatttgatttgacatttttcatattattgtTAATCATCACATGAGAAAATCTACTTAACTACCAAAATTTTATGCAATTTCATGTTTTTATGTTGCAGGATAATTGGGTTTTATGCAAAATTTATGAGCATCAATATGGAATGAAAAAATGTCAATTGGAAGGCCAAACCAACAAACAAGTGGCAATTTCTACTAGTGTGTATATTGCTCCTCAATGCCAACTCAATCAATGTCATCAAACTCAATGCATGCAATCTTCCTTATCACCAAATATGATTGATAATTCACAATTTCAATTCAACCaacaatattataaacaaatgcAAGATGTTTCATCAGAATTTCAAATGGTCTCGAATCAACCTAATCATCAATATTCAGAGTCTCAACCAGCGGAAGTTTCGGTTCCATCAAACACAATTGGTATTACACATTGTCAACCTAATCAATATCAATATGAGAATACTCAACAAATGCAAGCTTCTTCGTCATCAACAATGATGGTTACGCCGCAATATCATTTTAATCAACAACATTATTCTCAGGATCAACAAATGCAAGATTCTTTGAAAGAAGACATAGTCTACGATTCACATATGCCACACCATCAAGCTTATCAACCTTGTGAATCTCAAATGAAAGAATATTATTTTGATCCATCGCAGTTTATATAAACTTTGATAATGTTGATTCATTCGATGATTTACGATGAATAAGTTGATTTTTCACCTAATAGCCCTTTTCTtgcaagtgaaaaaaaaaaactatgtccCTCTTAACTTCTCCAAAATCTGTTACAtacaattttttggatttttcacAACTAAACCTACTGAAAgcatagaaaaataagagacataaaataaaaaataaattacaaataaaaaataaattgcaaattttaattttttttaatataattggaaattttaattaaagagatgtaaacacaaataatatatcataatgtttaaattaaaaacaaattaaatattaaataaataatcactattgttttctttttctcatatgTTAAATATGACTCTTAGGAACCATTTGATTCCGTTTTTTTTAggtgtataagctattttaaccATAAAGCTAGAAGTAATagctttaaaattaaaattaaagtaacccacttgggttggtgcattggtattgacttgggacctgggagtgtgctcctcttgaggtctgaggttcgattctctctagcgccaatttgggtgggctaatttagcttcttcaaaaaaaaaaattaaaattaaagttgtttggtaaaccttacatttttttaagaaaaaaagttaaaagttgtttttttatttattataataaggcTAAAAGATataattgataatatattataatttttcttaaaatatagaagctattttttttttcttattagagcttttaaaaattattgtttggcctaacttcttacttctaaagaaaaaaaaaaagaggaaaaaaagttaaGTCAAACAGTACGTTAGAGTCATACATATCAATCACCAAGTACACCACTACCAACCAACTCATGACACCACCAATATAATATGAAGTTTAAGAAAACAAATTGACCTTgcgtaaaattatttttttggccAAATGAAGTTTAAAAATTATACAATATACACAATTGAGTTACCCTCATTCTCATGCATTGGATATAACTAAATTTCAATCACAAAAAATGTCCACAACCAACTACTACATGCATAAcaccaatatatttttaaaagaatccATTCACCATGATTATTTAGGTAATAAATGACTATTGTCATACATATCATATTATTCCTTCCATccatgttaaaaataaaataataaatattatgtaAATTCTAAACCTATTACATTTATGAACTCCTTACATCCTTGTTTATAAGACtctttcactttcttttttattaatatgataTACTCCccgatcatttttataagaaacttttgacttttcagatttattcgataattaatatatttgatttata from Trifolium pratense cultivar HEN17-A07 linkage group LG5, ARS_RC_1.1, whole genome shotgun sequence encodes:
- the LOC123886923 gene encoding NAC domain-containing protein 2-like; the protein is MDPQLFNDCTTNNEAEDPCIINLPPGYKFIPDDVDLVDYYLKYKLAGFLINPPRIKDVDVYKYPPHELEKYYKFKGEKEMYFFTRRSKKYEEGSRPNRDVKNHDGIHLGFWKATGKENPVMNNNIEVGFKRTLVYYGGKQDKPKQNNKGKEDKPKQEKSNESIKTNWKTNWIMQEYRIKDLTSSSSTSLNMDNWVLCKIYEHQYGMKKCQLEGQTNKQVAISTSVYIAPQCQLNQCHQTQCMQSSLSPNMIDNSQFQFNQQYYKQMQDVSSEFQMVSNQPNHQYSESQPAEVSVPSNTIGITHCQPNQYQYENTQQMQASSSSTMMVTPQYHFNQQHYSQDQQMQDSLKEDIVYDSHMPHHQAYQPCESQMKEYYFDPSQFI